Proteins found in one Paenibacillus dendritiformis genomic segment:
- a CDS encoding cupredoxin domain-containing protein, which translates to MANFWVITPKQWRIGLIAIAAIMVGAAFWRYESMRIEQAAQAAPQETRILHMVTGEFKSTLEDGTEIEAYQFAPGTVNANEGERVELRIRGVNGHRHDFVIEGLDISGTIEKNKETIIRFTAKEGIYRIVCTTHADAASNGPMIGYIVVD; encoded by the coding sequence ATGGCTAATTTCTGGGTCATTACCCCCAAGCAATGGCGCATCGGCTTGATCGCTATCGCCGCTATCATGGTCGGCGCCGCCTTCTGGCGGTACGAATCGATGCGGATAGAGCAGGCCGCGCAAGCCGCCCCCCAAGAGACCCGCATCCTGCATATGGTGACGGGCGAATTCAAGTCCACCCTTGAAGACGGAACCGAGATCGAAGCGTATCAATTCGCCCCCGGCACGGTGAACGCGAACGAAGGCGAGCGCGTCGAGCTGCGCATCCGGGGCGTGAACGGGCACCGCCATGATTTCGTGATTGAAGGGCTCGATATCTCCGGCACCATCGAAAAAAACAAGGAAACGATCATCCGCTTCACCGCGAAGGAAGGGATTTACCGCATCGTCTGCACGACGCATGCCGATGCGGCCAGCAATGGTCCGATGATCGGGTACATCGTCGTCGATTAG
- a CDS encoding DedA family protein: MEFVHQIVTTLLHWVQQLGEWGIMLGLMIEIIPSEIVLAYGGFLVSIQEITFVEAVIFGVIGGVIAQLFVYWIGRYGGRPVLERYGKYILIQPHHIAKSEEWFQKYGTGVIFTARFVPVVRHAISIPAGISKMNVWRFTLLTTLAVIPWTILFVYLGFVLGDKWEQIDDVAGKWVKPFILVALALLIVYVVIKYTYSKKKAGK; the protein is encoded by the coding sequence ATGGAATTTGTGCATCAAATTGTGACTACGCTCTTGCATTGGGTGCAGCAATTGGGAGAATGGGGAATCATGCTTGGCTTGATGATAGAGATAATTCCGAGCGAGATTGTCCTTGCCTACGGAGGTTTTCTCGTCTCGATTCAAGAGATTACCTTTGTGGAAGCGGTCATCTTCGGCGTCATCGGCGGGGTTATCGCCCAACTGTTCGTCTATTGGATCGGCCGATACGGGGGAAGACCTGTGCTCGAACGGTACGGCAAATACATTCTGATTCAGCCGCATCATATTGCGAAATCGGAAGAATGGTTCCAGAAATATGGGACAGGCGTTATTTTTACGGCCCGGTTCGTTCCGGTTGTACGGCATGCCATCTCCATACCGGCGGGCATTTCCAAAATGAATGTATGGCGATTCACGCTCCTGACGACGCTGGCGGTCATCCCGTGGACGATACTGTTTGTCTATCTGGGCTTTGTGCTGGGCGACAAATGGGAGCAGATTGACGACGTGGCCGGCAAATGGGTCAAGCCGTTTATTCTCGTTGCCCTGGCGCTGTTAATCGTGTATGTTGTCATTAAATATACGTATTCCAAAAAGAAAGCGGGGAAATGA
- a CDS encoding thioredoxin family protein — protein MAKSVADVMGKGIRPQAFVDGMQKNKETFVSWYDQFAWADEEDKAFFESLQYRDDLRCLILAADWCGDVVRNVPVVFRAMEAAQIETEVLIMEQFPQTMDQFLTMGGRSVPVVIFADTGGHVLGQWGPRPSDVQAHMIRFKQENPDREAPDYQDKLKVVRQQMMETYGEGTGYQTRIVRELKELLSSF, from the coding sequence ATGGCCAAGAGCGTAGCCGACGTAATGGGAAAAGGAATTCGCCCCCAAGCCTTTGTGGACGGGATGCAAAAGAACAAGGAGACCTTCGTCTCCTGGTATGACCAATTTGCATGGGCGGATGAAGAAGATAAAGCTTTCTTCGAGTCGCTTCAATACCGCGACGACCTGCGCTGTCTTATCCTGGCGGCGGATTGGTGCGGCGATGTCGTCCGCAACGTGCCGGTCGTCTTCCGTGCGATGGAAGCGGCGCAAATCGAGACGGAAGTGCTGATTATGGAGCAATTCCCGCAGACGATGGATCAGTTCCTGACGATGGGCGGCCGTTCGGTGCCGGTTGTCATCTTCGCCGATACCGGCGGGCATGTTCTCGGCCAGTGGGGCCCGCGCCCGAGCGATGTGCAGGCGCATATGATCCGCTTCAAGCAGGAGAATCCGGACCGGGAAGCGCCGGACTATCAAGACAAATTGAAAGTGGTAAGACAGCAAATGATGGAAACGTACGGCGAAGGCACGGGATACCAGACACGCATCGTGCGCGAGCTCAAAGAGCTGCTGTCTTCCTTTTGA
- a CDS encoding MBL fold metallo-hydrolase, with the protein MFRIQSYTLGPVQTNAYVLINEETKEAVVIDPGMNPEPLLQGLQGLKVSAVLLTHAHFDHIGGVDAVREAHGCPVYIHEREADWLTTPELNGSTMWPQVCPPMTMKPAEHLLQDGQTLELIGHTFQVMHTPGHSPGSVSFLHEKHLFSGDVLFRTSVGRTDLRDGDMNVLLQSIHGKLFPLGDDVTVYPGHGPKTQIGYEKEHNPFV; encoded by the coding sequence ATGTTCCGCATTCAAAGCTATACACTCGGTCCGGTTCAGACCAATGCCTATGTGCTGATCAATGAAGAGACGAAGGAAGCGGTCGTCATTGATCCCGGCATGAATCCGGAGCCGCTGCTGCAGGGCCTTCAGGGGTTGAAGGTATCGGCCGTCCTGCTGACGCATGCGCATTTCGATCATATCGGCGGGGTTGACGCCGTGCGTGAAGCGCACGGATGCCCGGTCTATATTCATGAGCGGGAAGCGGACTGGCTTACGACGCCCGAGCTGAATGGTTCGACGATGTGGCCCCAAGTCTGCCCGCCGATGACGATGAAGCCTGCAGAGCATCTGCTGCAGGACGGACAGACGCTGGAGCTGATCGGCCATACGTTCCAGGTCATGCATACGCCGGGCCACTCTCCCGGCAGCGTCAGCTTCCTCCACGAGAAGCACTTGTTCTCGGGCGATGTCCTCTTCCGTACGTCGGTAGGGAGAACGGATCTCCGGGACGGGGATATGAACGTGCTGCTCCAATCGATTCATGGCAAGCTGTTCCCGCTGGGGGATGACGTTACGGTCTACCCAGGGCATGGTCCCAAGACCCAGATCGGGTACGAGAAGGAGCATAATCCTTTTGTATAA
- a CDS encoding M24 family metallopeptidase: protein MEGVLKQEIEGRIARLQAAMQERTMDGCLITQNVGIYYFTGSMQTGYLFVPKQGEPVYFVKRSLERARHEAAVAVEPLGSFRSFGTLLQERFPAVFAAERPVIATEYDVLPVQVFERLRSVLPDAAWTDGSAMLRGLRMVKSPWEIDRIRTAARAAHHALEQAAAYVRPGMMELQLIAHIEHVFRMQGHVGFIRMRGYNQEIITGMVASGEAGAEPTYFDGPAGGRGLTPASPQGSSRKVIAENEPILVDIGCCIDGYVIDQTRTLVIGKLDEELERAYESSEAILRAAEASLKPGTVCETLYADALKLAEQYGLSDHFMGFGSDQVSFLGHGIGMEMDEWPVLARGFTMPLEPGMVIAIEPKFTFPGRGVVGIENTYLITDDGFEKLTTPPEGVWRIAAP from the coding sequence ATGGAAGGCGTATTGAAGCAAGAAATCGAAGGGCGAATTGCCCGGCTGCAGGCAGCGATGCAGGAACGAACCATGGACGGCTGTCTGATTACGCAAAATGTGGGGATTTATTATTTTACCGGATCGATGCAGACAGGGTATTTGTTCGTGCCGAAGCAGGGCGAGCCTGTCTACTTCGTCAAGCGCAGTCTGGAGCGCGCGCGGCATGAAGCCGCGGTGGCGGTCGAGCCGCTCGGATCCTTCCGCTCCTTCGGGACGCTGCTGCAGGAGCGCTTCCCGGCGGTGTTCGCAGCCGAACGCCCGGTCATTGCCACGGAATACGACGTGCTTCCGGTGCAGGTGTTCGAACGGCTCCGCTCCGTGCTGCCGGATGCGGCATGGACCGACGGATCCGCGATGCTGCGCGGGCTGCGGATGGTCAAATCGCCGTGGGAAATCGACCGCATCCGCACGGCCGCGCGTGCGGCGCATCATGCGCTTGAGCAAGCGGCCGCTTACGTCCGGCCCGGCATGATGGAGCTCCAGCTCATCGCCCACATCGAGCATGTGTTCCGCATGCAGGGCCATGTCGGGTTCATCCGGATGCGCGGGTACAACCAAGAGATTATTACAGGGATGGTCGCCTCGGGCGAAGCGGGGGCGGAGCCGACTTACTTCGACGGTCCGGCCGGCGGACGCGGCTTGACCCCGGCTAGCCCGCAAGGCTCCAGCCGGAAGGTCATCGCAGAGAATGAACCGATTCTTGTCGATATCGGATGCTGTATTGACGGCTATGTTATCGACCAGACCCGGACGCTGGTCATTGGCAAGCTGGATGAGGAGCTCGAACGGGCCTACGAGTCGTCCGAGGCGATACTGCGGGCCGCCGAGGCGAGTCTGAAGCCGGGGACGGTATGCGAGACGCTGTACGCCGACGCGTTGAAGCTGGCCGAACAATACGGCTTGTCGGACCATTTCATGGGCTTCGGGAGCGATCAGGTCAGCTTCCTCGGCCATGGCATCGGCATGGAGATGGATGAATGGCCCGTGCTGGCCCGCGGCTTCACGATGCCGCTTGAACCCGGCATGGTCATCGCGATCGAGCCGAAATTCACGTTCCCTGGCCGGGGCGTCGTCGGCATCGAGAACACGTACCTGATAACAGATGACGGGTTCGAGAAGCTGACCACCCCGCCGGAAGGCGTATGGCGCATCGCGGCGCCGTAA
- the gatC gene encoding Asp-tRNA(Asn)/Glu-tRNA(Gln) amidotransferase subunit GatC, whose product MSIQVQDVEHVAKLARLNLTDEEKARYTEQLNAILKYAEKLNELDTDDVPPTTHVLPIRNVMRDDTVRPSLPIEKVMLNAPQEEDGQFQVPAVLE is encoded by the coding sequence ATGAGCATTCAGGTACAAGACGTCGAGCATGTGGCCAAGCTGGCACGGCTCAATTTAACCGATGAAGAAAAAGCGCGCTATACCGAGCAGCTGAACGCGATTCTGAAGTACGCAGAGAAGTTGAACGAGCTGGATACGGATGACGTGCCGCCGACAACGCATGTTCTGCCGATTCGCAATGTGATGCGTGACGATACCGTTCGTCCATCGCTGCCGATAGAGAAAGTCATGCTGAACGCGCCGCAGGAAGAGGACGGCCAATTCCAGGTTCCGGCGGTTCTGGAGTAA
- the gatA gene encoding Asp-tRNA(Asn)/Glu-tRNA(Gln) amidotransferase subunit GatA yields MTISQARQALADRKVSAAELTEASFARIAQTDGRVQAFLTLNEEGAKAQAKRIDERRAAGEALHPLAGIPAGLKDNIVSEGMRTTCASRFLENYEPVYDGTVARKLKEADVVTVGKLNMDEFAMGGSNENSAYQLTRNPWDLERVPGGSSGGSAAAVAAGQVSFALGSDTGGSIRQPASYCGIVGLKPTYGLVSRFGLVAFASSLDQIGPLTNNVEDAAHVLQAIAGYDPMDSTSARVDIPDYAAALSGEVRGLRIGVPSEYIGQGVDPKVKEAVLAALKVYEQLGATWEEVLMPHTDYAVATYYLLASSEASSNLARFDGVRYGVRAEQPGNLLELYLQSRSQGFGPEVKRRIMLGTYALSSGYYDAYYLKAQKVRTLIQRDFEQAFQKYDVLLGPTAPTTAFRLGEQIDDPLQMYLNDILTIPVSLAGVPAISIPCGLADGMPVGLQLIGRAFDEATVLRAAHAFEQNTDHHKLRPQLS; encoded by the coding sequence ATGACGATATCACAAGCTAGACAAGCCTTGGCAGACCGCAAAGTATCCGCCGCCGAGCTGACGGAGGCGTCTTTTGCGCGCATCGCGCAGACTGACGGGCGGGTGCAGGCGTTCCTGACGCTGAATGAAGAAGGAGCCAAGGCGCAGGCGAAGCGCATCGATGAGCGCCGGGCCGCAGGCGAGGCGCTCCATCCGCTGGCCGGCATTCCGGCTGGCTTGAAAGACAATATCGTGAGCGAAGGGATGCGCACGACATGCGCCAGCCGCTTCCTCGAGAACTATGAGCCGGTCTATGACGGAACCGTTGCCCGCAAGCTGAAGGAAGCGGACGTCGTTACGGTTGGCAAGCTCAATATGGATGAGTTCGCCATGGGCGGCTCCAATGAGAATTCGGCTTACCAGCTGACCCGCAATCCGTGGGATCTGGAGCGCGTACCTGGCGGTTCGAGCGGCGGCTCGGCTGCAGCGGTGGCCGCCGGCCAAGTCAGCTTCGCTCTCGGATCCGATACGGGCGGATCGATCCGCCAGCCGGCGTCCTATTGCGGCATCGTCGGCCTGAAGCCTACCTACGGCCTCGTATCGCGCTTCGGCCTTGTCGCGTTCGCATCTTCCCTCGATCAGATCGGGCCGCTGACGAACAATGTGGAGGATGCCGCGCATGTGCTGCAGGCCATCGCCGGCTACGACCCGATGGATTCCACCTCGGCCCGGGTCGACATTCCCGATTATGCGGCGGCCTTGAGCGGAGAGGTGCGCGGCCTGCGCATCGGCGTGCCGTCCGAATATATCGGGCAGGGCGTCGATCCGAAGGTGAAGGAAGCGGTGCTCGCTGCCCTGAAGGTATACGAGCAATTGGGCGCGACCTGGGAAGAGGTGTTGATGCCGCATACGGATTATGCCGTGGCGACCTATTACCTGCTCGCTTCGTCCGAAGCGTCGTCCAACCTGGCGCGCTTCGACGGGGTACGCTATGGCGTTCGCGCGGAGCAGCCGGGCAATCTGCTCGAGCTGTATCTTCAGTCGCGCAGCCAGGGCTTCGGCCCGGAAGTGAAGCGGCGCATCATGCTCGGAACATACGCGCTCAGTTCCGGCTACTACGACGCCTATTATCTGAAGGCGCAGAAGGTTCGGACCTTGATTCAGCGCGACTTCGAACAGGCATTCCAGAAGTATGACGTTCTGCTCGGGCCGACGGCGCCGACGACGGCCTTCCGTCTGGGCGAACAGATTGACGATCCGCTTCAAATGTACTTGAATGATATTTTGACGATTCCAGTCAGCTTGGCGGGCGTGCCGGCGATCAGCATTCCATGCGGGTTGGCGGACGGCATGCCGGTAGGGCTGCAGCTGATCGGACGTGCGTTCGATGAGGCGACCGTGCTGCGCGCGGCGCATGCGTTCGAGCAGAATACCGATCATCACAAGCTGCGTCCGCAGTTGTCATAG
- the gatB gene encoding Asp-tRNA(Asn)/Glu-tRNA(Gln) amidotransferase subunit GatB, producing MPSARYETVIGLEVHVELRTESKIFCGCSTAFGAPPNTHTCPICLGHPGVLPVLNRQAVEYAMKAAMALNCEIASVSKFDRKNYFYPDSPKAYQISQYDQPIGQNGWIDIEIGGETKRIRINRLHLEEDAGKLTHVDGGYASLVDFNRVGTPLVEIVSEADLRSPEEAKAYLEKLKAIMQYCEVSDVKMEEGSLRCDANISLRPYGQEEFGTKAELKNMNSFRGVQRGLEYEEERQADILDEGGQVVQETRRWDEAQGRTLSMRSKEEAHDYRYFPDPDLVTVVIDDEWKERIRATIPELPDARKARYAADYGLSGYDAEVITSSKKLADLFEDSLQYTKDAKAVANWIMGDLLAYLNAGGLEIEAAKLDGQGLGEMIGLIEKGTISTKIAKTVFKEMLESGKPPQTIVEEQGLVQISDEGAILAVVQQIIASNPQSVEDYKAGKQKAIGFLVGQVMKETKGKANPGLVNQLLVQCLNSQ from the coding sequence ATGCCAAGTGCTAGATATGAGACGGTAATCGGACTGGAAGTTCACGTTGAGCTTCGCACCGAATCCAAAATATTTTGCGGCTGCTCCACTGCCTTCGGCGCGCCGCCGAACACGCATACTTGCCCGATCTGTCTCGGGCATCCGGGCGTTTTGCCGGTGCTGAACCGCCAGGCGGTCGAATATGCGATGAAGGCCGCCATGGCGCTCAACTGCGAGATCGCGTCCGTGAGCAAATTCGACCGCAAAAACTATTTCTACCCCGATTCGCCGAAGGCCTATCAGATATCGCAGTATGATCAGCCGATCGGGCAGAACGGCTGGATTGATATCGAAATCGGCGGCGAGACGAAGCGCATCCGCATCAATCGTCTGCATCTCGAAGAGGATGCGGGCAAGCTGACGCACGTCGATGGCGGCTATGCTTCGCTCGTCGACTTCAACCGGGTAGGCACGCCGCTGGTCGAGATCGTGTCGGAGGCGGATCTGCGTTCGCCGGAAGAAGCCAAGGCTTATTTGGAAAAATTAAAGGCTATTATGCAATATTGCGAAGTATCCGATGTCAAGATGGAGGAAGGCTCGCTCCGCTGTGACGCGAATATCAGCCTGCGCCCGTACGGGCAGGAGGAATTCGGCACGAAGGCTGAGCTGAAGAACATGAACTCCTTCCGCGGCGTGCAGCGCGGCCTCGAGTATGAAGAGGAGCGCCAGGCCGATATTCTGGACGAGGGCGGCCAGGTGGTGCAGGAGACGCGCCGCTGGGATGAAGCGCAAGGACGGACGCTGTCGATGCGCAGCAAGGAAGAGGCGCATGACTACCGCTATTTCCCGGATCCGGACCTCGTAACCGTCGTCATCGACGACGAATGGAAGGAGCGCATCCGCGCTACGATTCCGGAGCTGCCGGATGCCCGCAAGGCCCGGTATGCCGCCGATTACGGCTTGTCCGGATACGATGCCGAGGTCATCACCTCCTCCAAAAAGCTGGCCGATCTGTTCGAAGACAGCCTTCAATATACGAAGGATGCCAAAGCAGTGGCGAATTGGATCATGGGAGATCTGCTCGCCTACTTGAATGCGGGCGGTCTTGAGATCGAAGCCGCCAAGTTGGACGGACAAGGGCTCGGGGAAATGATCGGGCTGATCGAAAAGGGCACCATCAGCACGAAAATCGCCAAAACCGTATTCAAGGAAATGCTCGAATCCGGCAAGCCGCCGCAAACGATTGTCGAGGAGCAGGGACTGGTGCAAATTAGCGACGAAGGCGCCATCCTGGCTGTCGTGCAGCAGATCATCGCGTCCAATCCGCAATCGGTCGAGGACTATAAGGCAGGCAAGCAAAAAGCGATTGGCTTCCTCGTCGGCCAGGTGATGAAGGAGACGAAGGGCAAGGCGAATCCGGGACTCGTCAATCAATTGCTGGTCCAGTGCCTGAACAGCCAATGA
- a CDS encoding GNAT family N-acetyltransferase translates to MNDTETLEQLWYLQQSAYRIEADLLGFDRIPPLMDTIDDLRHCKEIFYGWWDEAELMGAISYEVPEPDVIDICRLMVHPRSFRQGIGSRLLEHVLQIPGFPIHRIATGARNTPALRLYERAGFRFRHEEEIAPGVYLRHLERVSEEGGSGWEK, encoded by the coding sequence ATGAATGATACTGAGACCCTCGAACAATTATGGTATTTGCAGCAGAGCGCCTACCGCATCGAAGCGGATCTTCTCGGCTTCGACCGGATTCCTCCGTTGATGGATACGATCGACGATCTGAGGCATTGCAAGGAAATCTTCTATGGCTGGTGGGATGAAGCCGAGCTGATGGGAGCCATCTCGTATGAGGTGCCGGAACCGGATGTGATCGATATTTGCCGGCTGATGGTTCATCCGCGCTCGTTCCGCCAAGGCATCGGTTCCCGTCTGCTGGAGCATGTCCTGCAGATTCCGGGATTCCCCATTCACCGCATTGCGACGGGGGCCCGCAACACTCCCGCCTTGCGGTTGTATGAGCGTGCGGGCTTCCGATTCCGGCATGAAGAAGAAATCGCACCCGGGGTATATCTTCGCCATCTGGAACGGGTGTCGGAGGAGGGCGGTTCAGGATGGGAGAAATAA
- a CDS encoding MgtC/SapB family protein, with protein sequence MGEIIDASNPWVIDNVSLMMRLFLAMLLGGLVGLEREQANHPAGLRTHILVCLGSALIMLLSIYGFAQFVYEGNVRVDPARLATAVITGIGFLGAGTIIFTGKSIAGLTTAASLWVVASIGLAVGAGFYFAAVAATVLVIVNLFVFNKIEQRYFTSKKTYVLTLETDGASHFLHQLHEFLNEQEIQTKKVTTQRLLNRPYEGPDIKHTEVQVVLIVPRQFEIFAFTTQVEQMSGVRSVTVE encoded by the coding sequence ATGGGAGAAATAATCGACGCCTCAAATCCGTGGGTCATTGACAATGTCTCGCTGATGATGCGCTTGTTCCTGGCGATGCTGTTGGGCGGCCTGGTCGGATTGGAACGGGAGCAGGCGAATCATCCTGCGGGCTTGCGCACGCATATTCTCGTATGTCTCGGCTCAGCCTTGATTATGCTGTTGTCCATTTATGGCTTCGCTCAATTCGTCTATGAAGGCAATGTCAGGGTTGACCCGGCCCGTCTCGCGACGGCGGTCATTACGGGCATCGGCTTCCTCGGAGCGGGAACGATTATCTTTACGGGCAAATCGATCGCCGGTCTGACGACGGCCGCCTCTTTATGGGTCGTTGCTTCGATCGGTCTCGCCGTCGGAGCCGGATTTTATTTCGCGGCCGTCGCGGCAACGGTGCTCGTCATCGTCAATCTGTTTGTCTTCAACAAGATTGAGCAGCGGTATTTTACAAGCAAGAAAACCTATGTCCTTACGCTGGAGACGGACGGAGCTTCCCATTTTCTTCATCAGCTCCACGAATTTTTGAACGAACAGGAGATTCAGACGAAAAAAGTTACGACGCAGCGCTTGCTCAATCGCCCCTACGAGGGTCCGGATATCAAACATACCGAAGTTCAAGTTGTCCTTATTGTACCCCGGCAGTTCGAAATTTTTGCATTTACGACCCAAGTCGAGCAGATGTCCGGCGTGCGTTCCGTTACCGTTGAATAG
- a CDS encoding RNA polymerase sigma factor: MERELRNQSDEQLVQLILGGNEEGMRILVERHRPFVLTCICQTVQDRHLAEDIAQEVFVKVYRRLHTFRGDSKWTTWLYRLTRNQLIDSLRRQRRGAADRLEPATIVALPHQDEEAMPEEWVIKRERCEQVRRTLGSLPDKYRTVMVLYHMRQRTYAEIAEQLQMPVRTVETRLYRAKALFKNVWNESVGAV, from the coding sequence GTGGAACGTGAATTGCGGAATCAATCAGATGAACAGCTCGTTCAGCTTATTTTGGGCGGCAATGAAGAGGGGATGCGCATTTTGGTGGAAAGACACCGCCCATTTGTGTTAACTTGTATTTGTCAAACGGTTCAGGACCGGCATCTGGCAGAGGATATCGCACAAGAGGTCTTCGTCAAAGTATACCGCCGGCTCCATACATTCCGCGGGGATTCGAAATGGACGACATGGTTGTACCGTCTCACCCGGAACCAGCTCATCGATTCGCTGCGGAGACAGAGACGGGGAGCCGCCGATCGGCTGGAGCCTGCTACGATAGTGGCCCTTCCGCATCAGGATGAGGAAGCGATGCCGGAGGAATGGGTCATCAAGCGCGAGCGATGCGAGCAGGTGCGCCGGACGTTGGGCAGCCTCCCGGACAAGTACCGGACCGTGATGGTGCTCTACCATATGCGCCAGCGAACCTACGCCGAGATTGCCGAACAGCTGCAAATGCCGGTGCGGACGGTTGAGACCCGATTGTACCGCGCCAAAGCGCTGTTCAAAAATGTATGGAACGAATCGGTCGGAGCCGTATGA
- a CDS encoding DUF4097 family beta strand repeat-containing protein: protein MIKVGRITAALLIIAVGVMVLVDQLFGLRSIRLLLVWWPCIFVLWGLEMVVSAKRGRSPDGKRSWKIDWLGMFAAIFLSVSVFMIAQPYLFRDWVRSIQFDFSMMKEMKLAEGMKFKQSALNYSIEGRSIRELAVRNRYGNVSIRSGNVTDVEVEPTVIVSSLSKEEAERLADRSRVDIAESAAEHQVRIEGAPARYAANEQLIRIDLSITVPDKVAWNLDVQLDDGLIDIRELRGAIAAETKSGSIQIANIDNSVQARTWDGDIVVKGIGQDLNADTARGDIIIHDIEGDVTANTKSGDIDISRAVRAVQAETLSGDVLVESEVVGGHWKLLSLAGDMTIHLPDDADATVSGRNTFGDITSDYPLDIADNRIEGTLGSGRHDIALQTNGDLHVLRR, encoded by the coding sequence TTGATAAAGGTAGGCCGGATTACTGCAGCCTTGTTGATTATCGCCGTCGGCGTGATGGTGCTCGTCGATCAATTATTCGGCCTGCGCAGCATCCGGCTTCTGCTCGTGTGGTGGCCTTGCATCTTCGTGCTATGGGGATTGGAGATGGTGGTGAGCGCCAAGCGCGGGCGAAGCCCGGACGGGAAGAGAAGCTGGAAGATCGATTGGCTCGGCATGTTCGCTGCCATCTTTTTATCCGTCTCGGTGTTCATGATTGCCCAGCCTTATCTATTCAGGGACTGGGTGCGGAGCATTCAGTTCGATTTTTCCATGATGAAGGAAATGAAGCTTGCCGAAGGAATGAAATTCAAGCAGTCTGCCCTGAATTATTCCATCGAAGGCCGTTCGATTCGTGAGCTTGCCGTTCGCAATCGCTATGGCAATGTGTCGATACGGAGCGGGAATGTGACGGATGTGGAGGTGGAACCGACGGTCATCGTCAGCAGCTTGTCCAAGGAAGAGGCCGAGCGGCTGGCAGACCGATCCCGCGTAGACATCGCGGAGTCCGCCGCAGAACACCAGGTTCGCATCGAAGGGGCGCCGGCACGTTATGCAGCGAATGAACAACTCATCCGCATCGACCTTAGCATTACGGTTCCGGATAAGGTTGCATGGAATCTCGATGTCCAACTGGACGACGGGCTGATTGATATCCGTGAGCTCCGCGGCGCCATCGCCGCCGAGACGAAGAGCGGATCGATCCAGATTGCCAATATCGATAACTCCGTTCAAGCGCGCACTTGGGACGGAGATATTGTCGTGAAGGGCATTGGACAGGATCTGAATGCGGACACGGCCCGGGGAGATATCATCATTCATGACATCGAGGGGGATGTGACAGCGAACACGAAGAGCGGCGATATCGATATTAGCCGCGCGGTACGAGCCGTTCAGGCGGAGACGCTGAGCGGGGACGTGCTGGTCGAATCGGAGGTTGTCGGAGGACACTGGAAGCTACTGAGTCTGGCGGGGGACATGACGATTCACCTTCCGGATGACGCAGATGCCACTGTGTCCGGCAGGAATACATTCGGCGACATTACTTCGGATTATCCGCTGGACATTGCCGACAATCGTATCGAAGGAACGCTGGGAAGCGGGAGGCATGATATCGCTTTGCAGACGAATGGAGACCTTCATGTTCTGAGGAGATGA
- the perR gene encoding peroxide-responsive transcriptional repressor PerR has product MKTRVQHALEQLKMSGVRITPQRHAILTYLMDAMNHPTADEIYRALEPKFPSMSVATVYNNLKLFIEAGLVRELTYGDSSSRFDANVSDHYHAICEQCGKIVDFTLPALQSVEETAAERTGFFIRGHRMEVYGVCESCAAEAAKK; this is encoded by the coding sequence ATGAAGACACGGGTTCAACATGCATTGGAACAATTGAAAATGTCCGGAGTACGCATTACGCCACAACGCCATGCGATCTTAACCTATTTGATGGATGCGATGAACCATCCGACGGCGGATGAAATATATCGGGCGCTTGAGCCCAAGTTTCCTAGCATGAGCGTAGCCACGGTCTACAACAACTTGAAGTTGTTTATTGAAGCCGGCCTGGTGCGTGAATTGACTTACGGAGACAGCTCAAGCCGATTTGATGCGAACGTCTCCGATCACTATCATGCGATATGCGAGCAATGCGGCAAGATTGTCGATTTCACGCTGCCGGCTCTGCAATCGGTAGAGGAGACCGCCGCCGAACGGACGGGCTTCTTCATACGGGGACACCGCATGGAAGTGTATGGCGTGTGCGAATCGTGTGCAGCTGAGGCTGCCAAGAAGTAA